In Buchnera aphidicola (Floraphis choui), the genomic stretch AAATTGTTTTTCGTCACTTACAGTAAAAGATGGTGTTTTTTCTTCATGAAATGGACAATGTGTATTATAATTTTTTCCAATTTTTTTTAATGGAATTTTTGTGTTAATGACATTAACAATATTGGTTTGACGTAATAATTCATTAATAAAATATTGTGGAACTATTCCTTTCATGTTAATTTTCAATATTATATATGTATGTTGACCGAACTCTAAGGTAAGAACGGCCAGATAATTAATTTTTAAATAAATAAAAAAATTAATACATTCGAATTCGTTTTAGATTTTCTCTAGAAAGTTTTTTAGCTAATCTTTTTATTGCTGATGCTTTTGCGCGCTTTCGTTCAGTAGTAGGTTTTTCATAAAATTCTCTTCTTCGAATTTCAGCTAAAATTCCAGATTTTTCGCAAGATCTTTTAAATCTTCTTAACGCTACATCGAAAGGTTCGTTTTCTCGTATTTTAATAATAGGCATATATTAACCCTTTATTTATTGAAATGATGAATATTTTATATTTTTAAAAAAGTACGTTATATAAAGAAATCACATTTTAAAATATTAATGTTATGTAAAACAATTATAAATGAAAAGATGCAATAATTTATTGTACAATAATAATTTTAAATTAATATTTAATTGATGTATATATTATTTTTTATTTGTAAGAATTCTAATATAATATAAAGTATTAAATATTGTTGATTTCAACATAAAATTATAGTTATAAATATATATGCGAATACTAGGTATTGAAACTTCTTGCGATGATACTGGGATTGCGATATATGATAATATTAAAGGAATTATGTCTAATAAATTATATAGTCAATCTCATTTTCATAATTACTATGGAGGTGTTGTTCCTGAATTAGCTTCAAGAAAGCATCTTGAAATTTTAATTACATTAATTGAAGATATGTTAAAAGAATATAATATTGACAAACGTTCTATACATGCTATCGCTTATACTGCTGGTCCTGGATTAATAGGTTCTTTGTTAGTTGGTGCATCTTTAGCTACTGCATTAGCGTTTTCTTTAAATATACCTACTATTTTAGTTAATCATATGGAAGGTCATTTATTGACTCCTATGTTAGAACGTATAAAACCTAAATTTCCATTTGTAGGTTTATTAGTATCTGGTGGACATACTCAATTAATTAATGCATATGGTATTGGAAAAT encodes the following:
- the rpsU gene encoding 30S ribosomal protein S21, coding for MPIIKIRENEPFDVALRRFKRSCEKSGILAEIRRREFYEKPTTERKRAKASAIKRLAKKLSRENLKRIRMY